From a single Asticcacaulis sp. MM231 genomic region:
- a CDS encoding DUF805 domain-containing protein — MNKLFDFAGTLQRRDFWMGCMVWFSVSICLCTAWFWLESRHGASGASLILVPLRAAILVPNLSLNVRRLHDAGWSGWTALFLLLPQALGIWAVTEMGKEMDLLEQRANAGDYTADDQKSIQEMGDLLFEACLVSGVPGPLQFLFALVVGLLPPKLRNGTLGQCVS, encoded by the coding sequence ATGAATAAGCTGTTTGACTTTGCCGGAACACTGCAGCGCCGAGACTTCTGGATGGGCTGCATGGTTTGGTTTTCGGTTTCGATATGCTTGTGCACTGCTTGGTTTTGGCTCGAGTCGCGTCACGGCGCGTCCGGCGCTAGTCTGATATTGGTGCCCTTGCGAGCTGCAATACTTGTTCCCAACCTGTCGCTCAACGTGCGGCGCCTGCACGACGCCGGATGGTCGGGGTGGACTGCTCTATTCCTTTTACTTCCGCAGGCACTAGGGATATGGGCCGTAACGGAAATGGGCAAGGAAATGGATCTGCTGGAACAAAGGGCCAATGCCGGTGATTACACAGCCGACGACCAGAAAAGCATCCAAGAAATGGGCGATCTACTCTTCGAAGCATGTCTGGTCTCTGGGGTTCCCGGGCCGCTCCAATTCCTTTTTGCCCTCGTGGTTGGCCTACTGCCGCCTAAGTTGCGAAACGGCACGCTTGGGCAGTGCGTGTCGTAA
- a CDS encoding metalloregulator ArsR/SmtB family transcription factor: MVQYIARLDTAFAALSDPTRRGVLEQLGHADASITDLADRFHMTLTGMKKHVGLLEQAGLVTTEKVGRVRTCRLGRRRLEEEAAWIERHRQLWAARFDALDTLVDELKQKEAADGPRSG, encoded by the coding sequence ATGGTTCAGTATATAGCCCGCCTCGATACGGCGTTCGCCGCGCTCTCAGACCCCACCCGCCGCGGCGTTCTGGAGCAGCTCGGACACGCCGATGCGTCGATCACCGACCTGGCCGACCGGTTCCACATGACCCTTACCGGCATGAAGAAGCACGTCGGCCTTCTGGAGCAGGCGGGTCTGGTCACCACCGAAAAGGTCGGGCGCGTGCGCACCTGCAGGCTCGGCCGGCGCAGGCTGGAAGAAGAGGCGGCATGGATCGAGCGGCATCGTCAGCTATGGGCCGCGCGCTTTGATGCCCTGGATACACTTGTCGATGAATTAAAACAGAAGGAGGCAGCCGATGGGCCAAGGTCAGGATAA
- a CDS encoding SRPBCC domain-containing protein: MGQGQDNRTTAERTSEREFVVTRTVNGPARIVFEAWSQPELFRRWWTPKSFGMTIVSCEMDVRTGGTYRLMISHPSVEQPMAFFGRYLDVVPNARIVWTNEEGDDAGAITTVTFEERGGTTLVTWHDLYPSKAALDEAMETGATSGFDEQFDQLENILSEPGTGPA, translated from the coding sequence ATGGGCCAAGGTCAGGATAACCGCACGACGGCAGAGCGCACATCCGAGCGCGAATTCGTTGTGACGCGGACGGTCAACGGGCCGGCGCGCATTGTGTTCGAGGCCTGGAGTCAGCCGGAACTGTTCAGGCGTTGGTGGACGCCAAAGTCGTTCGGCATGACCATCGTGTCATGCGAAATGGACGTCCGCACCGGCGGCACTTACCGCCTGATGATAAGCCACCCGTCGGTCGAACAGCCGATGGCGTTCTTCGGCCGTTACCTCGACGTCGTACCAAACGCCCGCATCGTCTGGACCAATGAGGAAGGTGACGATGCGGGTGCCATCACCACGGTGACCTTCGAAGAGCGCGGCGGCACGACCCTGGTCACGTGGCACGACCTCTATCCGTCAAAGGCAGCGCTCGATGAGGCCATGGAGACGGGGGCAACCAGCGGGTTCGACGAGCAATTCGACCAGTTGGAGAACATCCTCAGCGAGCCGGGTACAGGCCCCGCGTGA
- a CDS encoding TonB-dependent receptor domain-containing protein yields MKRSLILLSLNLCAGMPALAQETAKPADKKDDTTVVTVTAKKPDVVRKIDSTIYNQGDSAATQSGTAADVLNTVPSVNVSPDGDVSLRGNGNVQIYINGKPSAMMKGENRAATLQSMSGGDIASVEVITNPSAKYDTNGGAIVNLVLKSDRKPGANGMLIANIGNDDRRNATLSGNYNNGKLNLSGRIGMRDDVRQTINRDDRTWRNLADGTSGRNTVSSAFFGRRQSTRVQGEIEYTLNDTDTLNFQTSASHRYSNNHTQEFRQDFDSAGKLIRDYVRPKTGPNQQDDIEAEASFTRNAANGDKLTLSANHSLTSNRNDRTIRNIYSLPVQPDRIEHFFGKTVTASDDLKGDYNHPFGATQEIATGFDIQRENNRFDTLKGDIDPTTGAETIETGLTNRFVVTERLYAGYVTWQGRFGKWQFQPGARVEGVVTRGNQITSVMQTRSEFGNLSPTLHAAYILSDENRWKLSYTRSLQRPDARDRNPFLAYTDPQNLRSGNPYLKPQTVSALEGGYEHSRGDNSWSATAYYRESERTITDYSYFLSADVLLTTKRNAGNGRSGGVSAKSSGKWGEKWKYSLSGNVFCAELQADDMSGTLRHSAVSGTAQVSLDYKPTTTDSLHLDGNLSGDTITAQGTRSGISAVNLSWKRKLKPRLSLTVSASDIYNGGLVRTTMQTASVSSVGANLSGGRVFFVGLSYWMGGAK; encoded by the coding sequence ATGAAACGCTCGCTCATTCTGCTGAGCCTGAACCTGTGCGCGGGTATGCCCGCTCTTGCGCAGGAAACGGCTAAACCTGCCGACAAAAAAGACGACACCACGGTGGTCACCGTCACGGCCAAAAAGCCGGACGTGGTGCGCAAGATCGACAGCACCATCTATAATCAGGGCGACAGCGCCGCCACCCAGAGCGGCACCGCGGCCGATGTGCTCAATACCGTGCCCTCGGTCAATGTCAGCCCCGATGGCGACGTATCCTTGCGCGGCAATGGCAATGTCCAGATCTATATCAACGGCAAGCCCTCGGCCATGATGAAGGGCGAGAACCGCGCCGCCACCCTGCAATCCATGTCCGGCGGCGATATCGCCAGCGTCGAGGTTATCACCAACCCCTCGGCCAAATATGACACCAATGGCGGCGCCATCGTCAATCTGGTGCTGAAATCGGACCGCAAGCCCGGCGCCAACGGCATGCTTATCGCCAATATCGGCAATGACGATCGCCGCAACGCCACGCTTTCGGGCAACTATAATAACGGCAAGCTCAATCTCAGCGGCCGCATCGGCATGCGCGACGATGTGCGCCAGACGATCAACCGCGACGACCGCACCTGGCGCAATCTGGCCGACGGCACCTCCGGCCGCAACACCGTCTCTTCCGCGTTTTTCGGCCGCCGCCAGTCCACCCGCGTGCAGGGCGAGATCGAATATACGCTGAACGACACCGACACGCTGAACTTCCAGACCTCGGCCAGCCACCGCTATTCCAACAACCACACGCAGGAATTCCGTCAGGATTTCGACAGCGCCGGCAAGCTGATCCGCGACTATGTCCGCCCCAAGACGGGCCCCAACCAGCAGGACGATATCGAGGCCGAGGCGTCCTTCACGCGCAACGCGGCCAATGGTGACAAGCTCACCCTCAGCGCCAACCATTCGCTGACCAGCAACCGCAACGACCGCACCATCCGCAATATCTACAGCCTGCCCGTCCAGCCCGACCGGATCGAGCATTTCTTCGGCAAAACGGTTACCGCCAGCGACGACCTGAAGGGCGATTACAACCATCCTTTCGGTGCGACGCAGGAGATCGCCACTGGCTTCGATATCCAGCGCGAAAACAACCGCTTCGACACCCTGAAAGGCGATATCGACCCCACCACCGGCGCCGAGACGATCGAAACCGGCCTGACCAATCGCTTTGTCGTCACTGAACGCCTCTATGCCGGTTACGTGACGTGGCAGGGGCGCTTCGGCAAGTGGCAGTTCCAGCCCGGCGCGCGCGTAGAAGGCGTGGTGACGCGCGGCAACCAGATCACCAGCGTCATGCAAACCCGCTCCGAATTCGGTAACCTGTCGCCCACCCTGCATGCCGCCTATATCCTCAGCGACGAAAACCGCTGGAAACTGAGCTATACCCGCAGCCTCCAGCGCCCCGATGCCCGCGACCGCAACCCCTTCCTCGCCTACACCGATCCGCAGAACCTGCGCTCCGGCAACCCTTACCTGAAGCCGCAAACGGTCAGCGCGCTGGAGGGCGGTTACGAGCACAGCCGCGGTGATAATAGCTGGTCGGCCACCGCCTATTACCGCGAGAGCGAGCGCACCATCACCGACTACAGTTATTTTCTGTCGGCCGATGTGCTCCTGACCACCAAGCGCAACGCCGGCAATGGCCGCTCGGGCGGGGTGTCGGCTAAATCCTCCGGCAAGTGGGGCGAAAAGTGGAAATACAGCCTGTCAGGCAATGTGTTTTGCGCCGAACTCCAGGCCGACGATATGTCCGGCACCCTGCGCCATTCGGCAGTGTCCGGCACGGCGCAGGTCTCGCTCGATTACAAGCCGACCACGACCGACAGCCTGCATCTGGACGGCAATCTGTCCGGCGACACCATCACCGCGCAGGGCACGCGCTCCGGCATCAGCGCCGTCAACCTGTCGTGGAAGCGCAAGCTGAAACCGCGCCTCAGCCTGACAGTGAGCGCCAGCGATATCTATAATGGCGGACTGGTGCGCACCACGATGCAGACGGCGTCGGTGTCGTCGGTCGGCGCCAATCTGAGCGGCGGGCGGGTGTTTTTCGTCGGGCTGAGCTACTGGATGGGCGGGGCGAAGTAA
- a CDS encoding flagellar basal body rod C-terminal domain-containing protein has translation MPTRFRPSSGTYSLKAPGQGGAGTIEADTLEASTVDLSQEFTSLITVQRAYSAASKVVTTADEMLQELLSIKR, from the coding sequence ATGCCTACGCGGTTTCGACCGAGTTCGGGCACCTATTCGCTGAAAGCACCGGGGCAAGGCGGCGCCGGCACGATCGAGGCCGATACGCTGGAGGCATCCACGGTCGATCTGTCGCAGGAGTTCACCAGCCTGATCACCGTGCAGCGCGCCTATTCGGCGGCCTCGAAGGTGGTGACCACGGCCGACGAGATGCTCCAGGAATTGCTCAGCATCAAGCGCTAG